From the genome of Sporosarcina sp. ANT_H38:
CGTCCTGAGCCAGGATCAAACTCTCCATAATAGAAGAAAATGAATAGCTCATTTCTTGCTGACTAAGGAGGAATCAAATTCCTCCCCCGAATCCGAAGATTCTAGTGTGTGTTTTTTTCGTCCGACCAAAGTCGACTTACTAGAAACGTTTTGCTTAAGTGCGTTAGCACTCTCGCTGTATTTCATTGATGTTTTGCTGTTCAGTTTTCAAGGTTCATTGTTATGGAATCAAGTTGCATTCCCTTGTGTGTTTCGCGTCCCTCACTGGCGACATACATAAGATTACTACGTATCCAAACATAAGTCAACACTTTATAACAAACTTTCATAAAAATATTGCAAAAGCGCATAGCGTAGCGATTCCTGGTATCCCTAATACAGCGAGTAATAGTCCTGACGCAATGTTTACGGGCACATAGATACCCACAAAGCCCCCTGCCACATTCATTGCGAAAAGAACAAGGAATGCGAACGCCAATCGAAACCAATAGATCGATAAACGTTCCAAAGCTTTTTGGATATGTTTCTTATCCACCACCACTAATAGAAGAAGGACCAATATAACGACAACAATACCGATAACTTTCACGGGAAACACTCCTTTTCAATGAATGGTCCATTCTATGCAGTCCCGTGAAAATATATCAATCCTTGCCTAACTGTCGAGCTTTCGCCTCTTTGTATAAATAAAAGTGTTTACACTCGGCTATTTTCCGCCTAGCAATCACTTCTTGGTCATAATCATTAAGATATCTCTCAATACTCCGCGCTCGTTCCCACTCTTCTTTCGTTTCTACCATTAATGAATGAAGATGTTCATCAAACTCTTTTTTCAACTTACTCTTTCTACCAAACACTGAAGCGGACCCCCTATAACTCCCGGCGACCTTCCAGTGCCTTCGATAATGTAACTTCATCCGCATATTCTAAATCGCCACCGACAGGTAAACCATGTGCAATCCTTGTTGTTTTAATTCCCGAGGGTTTTACAAGCCTCGAAATATACATCGCGGTTGCTTCTCCTTCTATTGTAGGGTTCGTTGCTAAAATTAATTCCTCAACCTCTTCATTCTGCAATCGAACTAGCAGGGATGG
Proteins encoded in this window:
- a CDS encoding pro-sigmaK processing inhibitor BofA family protein, whose protein sequence is MKVIGIVVVILVLLLLVVVDKKHIQKALERLSIYWFRLAFAFLVLFAMNVAGGFVGIYVPVNIASGLLLAVLGIPGIATLCAFAIFL
- a CDS encoding YaaL family protein, producing MFGRKSKLKKEFDEHLHSLMVETKEEWERARSIERYLNDYDQEVIARRKIAECKHFYLYKEAKARQLGKD